The proteins below are encoded in one region of Alistipes communis:
- a CDS encoding SusC/RagA family TonB-linked outer membrane protein, translating to MKNRKQIFAIMAAGLLALPFGTAHAAETPVYDTSQAALAQSQLRDVTGRVTDRATGDPIVGVTVANNSTGSGTVTDAAGAFTVKAATGQLLTISCVGYTSWTVKVPASGAIDVELSEDAQQLDDVVVVGYATQKKINVTGAVSSISGEELAQRPVVSTMQALQGIDPSLNISIDSGNPTAGNSLNIRGVPSINGGSPLILVDGVPGVSLRLVNAADIESISVLKDASASAIYGAKASAGVILVTTKKSAAGKATVSYSNNIGWTQPTTPTDFITNGYDYATIVNDLYFSRYAYNAFNYTDADWAALEARRYDTTEHPDRPWVVIGDDGKYHYYGNFDWYHSIYNTNRFHQEHNLSLSGGGKDVNYYVSGRYYQQDGVLGGNMIRNKENYKNYSFRAKFDAQLFKWAKWSTNASLNAVNQKYPGPLNEAQTIAALEENVAPMFVPYNPDGSIVMYPADLRNVALGKGRTAALADPTNKHTIENLSLTLSNSLQLKLHKDLTFDASYNINNYRRLYKDRTAANIYSDAVGVTKTTTHYQKDTYRERPYEYTYHNVDAYFTYEHSWNKEHNFKAVAGMNYEKYRLVDNIVEQFGLGSDQIDSFNSVNDDTYWLVQQDISAYKTLGFFARINYDYKGKYLFEASMRADGTSRFAKKDRWGYFPSVSAGWRFTEERFMEGVRHWWDNGKIRLSYGALGNQQVSNYLYLQTIGTGTLNYLFDDSGKASYASVSDPMSSNLTWETVYTYNLGLDLSFLQNRLSFTGDFFIRDTKDMLTQSLTLPSVYGAATPTENCADLRTKGWELSITWRDQFKLGGKPFHYALTGQIGDYQTEITKYNNPTKLFDSYYEGKKLGEIWGYHVPKLFDTDEEAAAYQVAINNSSNVYQRVYNMQNNLGRLMAGDVMFEDRDGSGSIGTGAGTVDDPGDMMIIGNTTPRYSYSFRIEASWNGFDISAFFQGVGKRDWYPTANKDDIYGANQFWQLYGYTIPSFITYDFMDDVWSEQNPGGYFPRLRPIQSYNGGPLGQNNDRYLQSVAYLRFKNLTIGYTLPVLKKYLSKLRIYVSGENLCYWSPLKKHCKLIDPELAISSGTYKGGTGTGYTMPRTFSFGVDITF from the coding sequence ATGAAAAATCGAAAACAGATATTCGCAATCATGGCCGCAGGACTGCTCGCGCTTCCCTTCGGCACGGCTCACGCCGCAGAAACGCCGGTGTACGACACCTCGCAGGCCGCACTCGCCCAATCGCAGCTGCGCGACGTCACGGGGCGCGTCACCGACCGTGCGACCGGCGATCCGATCGTCGGCGTCACGGTGGCCAACAACTCGACCGGTTCCGGAACGGTGACCGATGCCGCCGGAGCCTTCACCGTAAAGGCAGCCACGGGACAGCTGCTGACGATCTCCTGCGTGGGCTATACCTCGTGGACGGTCAAGGTGCCCGCCTCCGGCGCGATCGACGTGGAGCTGAGCGAAGACGCGCAGCAGCTCGACGACGTAGTGGTCGTGGGCTACGCCACGCAGAAGAAGATCAACGTCACGGGCGCCGTCTCGTCGATCTCGGGCGAGGAGCTGGCCCAGCGGCCCGTGGTCTCGACCATGCAGGCGTTGCAGGGCATCGATCCCTCGCTCAACATCAGCATCGACTCGGGCAACCCCACGGCAGGCAACAGCCTCAACATCCGCGGCGTGCCCTCCATCAACGGCGGTTCGCCGCTGATACTGGTCGACGGCGTGCCGGGCGTCTCGCTGCGGCTGGTCAACGCCGCCGACATCGAGTCGATCTCGGTGCTCAAAGACGCTTCGGCCAGCGCCATCTACGGCGCCAAGGCTTCGGCCGGCGTGATCCTCGTCACCACCAAGAAGAGTGCGGCGGGCAAAGCCACGGTGAGCTACTCCAACAACATCGGCTGGACGCAGCCCACGACGCCCACCGACTTCATCACCAACGGCTACGACTACGCCACGATCGTCAACGACCTCTACTTCTCGCGTTACGCCTACAACGCCTTCAACTACACCGACGCCGACTGGGCGGCGCTCGAAGCGCGTCGTTACGACACCACCGAACACCCCGACCGGCCGTGGGTCGTGATCGGCGACGACGGCAAGTACCACTACTACGGCAACTTCGACTGGTACCACAGCATCTACAACACCAACCGCTTCCATCAGGAGCACAACCTCTCGCTCTCGGGCGGCGGCAAGGACGTCAACTACTACGTCAGCGGCCGCTACTACCAGCAGGACGGCGTGCTGGGCGGCAACATGATCCGGAACAAGGAGAACTACAAGAACTACTCGTTCCGCGCCAAGTTCGACGCACAGCTCTTCAAATGGGCCAAGTGGTCGACCAACGCCTCGCTCAACGCCGTGAACCAGAAGTATCCGGGGCCGCTCAACGAGGCGCAGACCATCGCCGCGCTCGAAGAGAACGTCGCACCGATGTTCGTCCCCTACAACCCCGACGGTTCGATCGTGATGTATCCCGCCGACCTGCGCAACGTGGCGCTGGGCAAGGGACGCACGGCGGCGCTGGCCGACCCCACGAACAAGCACACGATCGAGAACCTCTCGCTGACGCTCTCGAACAGCCTGCAACTCAAACTCCACAAGGATCTGACCTTCGACGCCAGCTACAACATCAACAACTACCGCCGCCTCTACAAGGATCGCACGGCGGCGAACATCTACTCCGACGCCGTGGGCGTGACCAAGACCACGACCCACTACCAGAAGGACACCTACCGCGAACGCCCCTACGAGTACACCTACCACAACGTCGACGCCTACTTCACCTACGAACACAGCTGGAACAAGGAGCACAACTTCAAGGCGGTCGCGGGTATGAACTACGAAAAATACCGACTCGTGGACAACATCGTCGAGCAGTTCGGACTGGGCAGCGACCAGATCGATTCGTTCAACTCGGTCAACGACGACACCTACTGGCTCGTACAGCAGGATATCTCGGCCTACAAGACGCTCGGGTTCTTCGCCCGCATCAACTACGACTACAAGGGCAAGTATCTCTTCGAAGCCTCGATGCGCGCCGACGGCACGTCGCGCTTCGCCAAAAAGGATCGATGGGGCTACTTCCCCTCGGTGTCGGCCGGCTGGCGCTTCACCGAAGAGCGGTTCATGGAGGGCGTCCGCCACTGGTGGGACAACGGTAAGATCCGCCTGTCGTACGGTGCGCTGGGCAACCAGCAGGTGAGCAACTACCTCTACCTGCAAACGATCGGCACCGGCACGCTCAACTACCTCTTCGACGACAGCGGCAAAGCCAGCTATGCATCGGTATCCGATCCCATGTCGTCGAACCTCACGTGGGAGACGGTCTATACCTACAACCTCGGCCTCGACCTGAGCTTCCTGCAAAACCGCCTTTCGTTCACGGGCGATTTCTTCATCCGCGACACGAAGGACATGCTCACGCAGTCGCTGACGCTGCCTTCGGTCTACGGCGCGGCGACGCCGACCGAGAACTGCGCCGACCTGCGCACCAAAGGGTGGGAGCTCTCGATCACGTGGCGCGACCAGTTCAAGCTGGGCGGCAAACCCTTCCACTACGCCCTGACGGGTCAGATCGGCGACTACCAGACCGAAATCACGAAGTACAACAACCCCACGAAGCTCTTCGACAGTTACTACGAAGGCAAAAAGCTGGGCGAGATCTGGGGCTACCACGTGCCGAAACTCTTCGACACCGACGAGGAGGCCGCCGCCTACCAGGTGGCGATCAACAACAGTTCGAACGTCTACCAGCGCGTCTACAACATGCAGAACAACCTGGGCAGGCTGATGGCCGGCGACGTGATGTTCGAGGACCGCGACGGCAGCGGCTCGATCGGCACGGGCGCGGGGACGGTCGACGATCCGGGCGACATGATGATCATCGGCAACACCACGCCGCGTTACAGCTACTCGTTCCGCATCGAAGCGAGCTGGAACGGATTCGACATCTCGGCCTTCTTCCAAGGCGTCGGCAAGCGCGACTGGTATCCGACGGCCAACAAGGACGATATCTACGGCGCCAACCAGTTCTGGCAGCTCTACGGCTACACCATTCCGTCGTTCATCACCTACGACTTCATGGATGACGTGTGGAGCGAACAGAATCCGGGCGGCTACTTCCCCCGCCTGCGGCCGATCCAGAGCTACAACGGCGGCC